The DNA sequence CTCATCCCCAACCCCATTACGATTAAACACGAAATGACATACCACGACGCATTAAGCAGTTAATGTAGTGATCGAGGAGAGagactggagaaaaaaaaaagcgaaactACGACCTCAAACGCCAGTTAGTGCATCACGAGCTTAGACGTTATCATGGCACGTGTTTTCTTGTAAATTCGGTTTCTCAGCATTCTAACCGTGAGCCCAAAAAGGCACATTCAGAGCCTGCAGGAATGAAACCCCGCCCCCCTAGACTTGTTGAATTCGGAAAGGGCGATCTCATTGGTGGAATTTCGGCGACGGGCGGGTTCCACGTCCAATCAGAAGGACACGAGTCCCTCTCGCATATATTGCACATTTCATGAATTTGGTTAGAACAATAAAGGAAAAAAGttcaataatttattaactCTATTTTACCGATTCGAATCAGGCTTTTGAAACGCTCTATCTTCATTAGAGAATTTTTTCCACCTTGCCGAACTTCACTTTTACATCAATCACATGTATATGTATTCGAAAAACGCTTTGACATGCAAGTGAGAGGTTTTAAACATCCTTCCAGGGCCTTTTAAGTTCAGCACTGGACATTTTTACAGTCtctgcacacgcacacacacacacacacacacacacacacacacacacacacacacacacacacacacacacacacacacacacacaccaccttcATTTGTTCAATCTACTGTCCCAAGTGTTTCAGGGCTCTTGGCAGACTCATTGGCAGGTCTCTGGGTTTTTCCGCAGGCACTCTCAGTTCGTCTCGTAGGAAGACAGCAGCGCAGCGTCCACGGGCTCCATACAGGAAGGGCAAGTGAAGGAGCGCATGAGCCAGGCGTCAATGCAGTCCACATGATAGATGTGCATGCAGGGCAGGAACCGGATCGGGTCGCCGTACTCAAAGTCCATCATGCAGATCACACACCTGTGGGCCCAcgataaacatttttacactcGGCCATTTGACAAAAATTGAATAACCAAAATTTGACAGTGGTTTtcactagtgctgtcaaaccattaaTTGCGtccaaattaaaagtttttgtttacataatatatgtgtgtactgtgtatatttattatgtatatataaatacacacacatacaatattatttaccagtgctgttaaataaataattgtgattaatcgcatccaaaataaaatttttgctATACAAGtatatgtaagaaaaatatgctcacacacacacatacacacacatatatatatatataataaaatatgaaatgtaataatatatatatatatatatatatatatatatatatatatatatatatatatatatatatatatatactatatatatatacactttatgtgtgtgaaattatacataatatataaaaagttcacatacaaacatttttattttggatgcaattaattatttgacatcatgcattttctcatgtttttagGAGATCACGCACTCTTTGATCTTCTTGTCGGACGGCTCCGAGCCCGGATCGAAGATCCCACGGGGCAGGTGTTGGATGAGGCCGATGCGCTGAGCGATACGGACCTGCTCCTCCTCCGTCAGCTGAGTGGCCAGCCGCGTCTGACTGGGTGTGGGATGGTACACCGGCACCTGCACCCGCTCCTGGGGTCATGAGAGTGTTTGATCACACATAAGTAATACAGTCCACGCGCAACttcacactcttaaaaaaataaaggttcttcatcGGCGTCGACAACCAAGCAATCTCTTCAAGGGACAAAAGAGTTCTTCACAGTAGAAAAAAGGTTTCTTAGattgtcaaaatcataaaacagaTCGTTTGATCATTGAAAGGTCCTTTGGTCAAGCATAAAGGGTTATACTATCTCAGCAAAAAGCTCTCTTTTGtaggctttatttttaaaaatgtgtagtttaacaaaggaaataaaaaaatactgatattaTTTTGACACTATTGACATTAAATGCAGtcattatagtatatatatatatatatatatatatatatatatatatatatatatatatatatatatatataatatacacatgtgtgtgtgtgtctatatatgtgagtgtgtgtatttgtgtttttctgcGTTACAGTTTTTATTCTTTGTATCATGTTGCAATTTTTATCATGTTGCAATTTTTGTCATGTTGCAATTTTGCAACCACAGACTGCAGATGTGTCGCAACTTaaggttgcattttttttaatgtatgccAGCATTTCAAAAACGCGATCTGGCACAGCTCAGACACTTCAACagtttacgttttatttttgttattaagcCTCTGTAGCGCCTAAGCACTTTGTTCCGAAGCAGCCGtggaacatttcatttcaatcgGCGATCGCAGTTACTACCAAAGATGCATGTCTACATCGAGGAACTGCATTTCTCAAAACCTGCCTGCAGCAAACTTTTCCTGTTCCTTCTTAGCTCGAGGTCGGACCATTGCCTAGCCGTGTCTGTTACCGCTATAACATATGGCACGCGATCCGAGCTCGTCTGCAGTATAACCTGCATTACAGCCAGCAGAATGACAGTGTTGTGGTCCTGTGTGTTTCACCTGGTAGGGTGGCGGAGGCTCTCCCGGCAGACTCGCCCCCTCGGACTCGTTGAGCAGGGACAGATCATCAGCGCCTTGAGAAGACAGACAGTTCCCCATTGAGCTGATCCCGCACCGCACGACAAAATCACGTCTAGGTGGCCCTTGAAAGACTCGCCAGTCCTCGGTTGTGTTCAGGGACCGTCCTTTCTGCAGCCCGTTGTGTCTGACGCCCGTCTAGTATCTAGAAAAACAAACGCGTCGCTAGCCAGCTGTCCGATTTTCGCTCAGGCAAAAAGCACGCGTAAAAGAGCGGCAATCCTCGAAAACCGATACGCCCCGGTTGGTTTAACCCTTACGGGTGTGCACGGCGTGCATGACATATAATATGCGCGTATTATGGCTTGTACAGGACAATATTTTTAGGTAAGACCTCTCGTCGACTCCATATCTCCTTTCATTGTTTACAAACTCTTGGACCGGAAGTGGGTTGATCTGTGGCttgtgggtaatgtagtttttcgtTTTTCGTTCCGCAAATACCGAAGAAATACAAGGAAAACAGTTATTCTTGTGCATATCTAATATGATTtgagaaataatttaaaactctTCACGATaaatttgttaaacattttactttataaacaTGACTGGACGTGTAtaaagttgtttgttttgtaatgtacatgtacatgtacatatatatatatatatatatatatatatatatatatatatatatatatatatatatatatatatatatatatatatatagagtacaTATTTTAGGgtaattattgttgtattttatgttattaactTTCTTAAGTGTATTtaggctatttaaaaatatataaaatcatatatgcAAAATAGTTATTTTGTAAACCCTTGTATCAAATattgaaaacattacatttttaattttaatttattcattctgtgtcgtgtttggtgtttttctattttagtgggaaataaat is a window from the Puntigrus tetrazona isolate hp1 chromosome 1, ASM1883169v1, whole genome shotgun sequence genome containing:
- the rnf11a gene encoding RING finger protein 11a — translated: MGNCLSSQGADDLSLLNESEGASLPGEPPPPYQERVQVPVYHPTPSQTRLATQLTEEEQVRIAQRIGLIQHLPRGIFDPGSEPSDKKIKECVICMMDFEYGDPIRFLPCMHIYHVDCIDAWLMRSFTCPSCMEPVDAALLSSYETN